From Leifsonia sp. fls2-241-R2A-40a, one genomic window encodes:
- a CDS encoding aldo/keto reductase family protein, with translation MHFRYLGDSGFKISEITYGNWLTHGSQVENDTAAACVRAALDAGITTFDTADVYANTAAETVLGEALKGERRQSLEIFTKVFGPTGPKGHNDVGLSRKHILESIDGSLSRLQTDYVDLYQAHRFDFETPLEETMQAFADVVRSGKALYIGVSEWTSEQLRAGAALAKELKIQLISNQPEYSALWRVIEAEVVPTSKELGISQIVWSPVAQGVLSGKYRPGAPLPEGSRATDQKGGAGAVKRWLTDDVLTRVQELTPIAQELSLTPAQLAVAWVLQNDNVAAAIIGASRPEQVEENVKASGVTIPAELLGRIDEVLGGAIEKDPSHTATRSPQTREA, from the coding sequence GTGCACTTCAGGTACCTGGGCGACTCCGGCTTCAAGATCTCCGAGATCACTTACGGCAATTGGCTGACACACGGCTCCCAGGTCGAGAACGACACCGCCGCCGCGTGCGTCCGGGCCGCGCTGGATGCGGGGATCACCACCTTCGACACCGCCGACGTCTATGCGAACACGGCTGCTGAGACGGTCCTCGGCGAGGCACTGAAGGGCGAGCGCCGGCAGTCGCTCGAGATCTTCACGAAGGTGTTCGGGCCGACCGGCCCCAAGGGCCACAACGACGTCGGGCTGTCGCGCAAGCACATCCTCGAGTCGATCGACGGCTCGCTCTCCCGCCTGCAGACCGACTATGTCGACCTCTACCAGGCCCACCGCTTCGACTTCGAGACCCCGCTCGAGGAGACCATGCAGGCGTTCGCCGATGTGGTCCGCTCGGGCAAGGCGCTCTACATCGGCGTCAGCGAGTGGACGTCGGAGCAGCTGCGCGCCGGAGCGGCCCTCGCGAAGGAGCTCAAGATCCAGCTCATCTCGAACCAGCCCGAGTACTCGGCGCTGTGGCGTGTGATCGAGGCGGAGGTCGTCCCGACCTCGAAGGAGCTCGGCATCTCGCAGATCGTCTGGTCCCCCGTCGCGCAGGGTGTGCTCAGCGGCAAGTACCGCCCGGGTGCGCCGCTCCCGGAGGGCAGCCGCGCCACGGACCAGAAGGGCGGCGCCGGCGCCGTCAAGCGCTGGCTCACGGATGACGTGCTCACCCGCGTGCAGGAGCTCACGCCGATCGCCCAGGAGCTGAGCCTCACCCCGGCGCAGCTCGCCGTCGCGTGGGTGCTGCAGAACGACAACGTCGCCGCCGCCATCATCGGTGCGTCGCGTCCGGAGCAGGTCGAGGAGAACGTCAAGGCGTCCGGCGTGACGATCCCGGCCGAACTGCTCGGCCGTATCGACGAGGTGCTGGGCGGCGCCATCGAGAAGGACCCGTCGCACACCGCGACCCGTTCGCCGCAGACCCGGGAGGCGTAG
- a CDS encoding MSMEG_6728 family protein — MQTFLPYPSFAESVRILDRARMGKQRVEALQVLRAVTVPGYGWRNHPVAKMWRGYLPALTKYALESADAWIELGHADTVRPQVLEFAPEVADLPQDELDLPPWIGDPDFHRSHQSNLVRKDPEFYGKLFPDVPDDLPYLWPGPTREADGTPLSAAIDRPDV; from the coding sequence GTGCAGACCTTCCTGCCCTACCCGTCCTTCGCGGAAAGCGTCCGCATCCTGGACCGAGCCCGCATGGGCAAGCAGCGGGTGGAGGCCCTGCAGGTGCTGCGAGCCGTGACGGTGCCGGGATACGGATGGCGCAACCACCCGGTGGCGAAGATGTGGCGCGGCTACCTTCCCGCGCTGACCAAGTACGCGCTCGAGTCTGCCGACGCGTGGATCGAGCTGGGCCACGCCGACACCGTGAGACCGCAGGTGCTCGAGTTCGCGCCGGAGGTCGCTGACCTCCCTCAGGACGAGCTGGACCTGCCGCCGTGGATCGGCGACCCCGACTTCCACCGCAGCCACCAGTCGAACCTGGTGCGCAAGGACCCGGAGTTCTACGGAAAGCTGTTCCCGGACGTGCCGGACGACCTCCCGTACCTGTGGCCGGGACCCACCCGGGAGGCGGACGGGACGCCGCTTTCCGCCGCCATTGATCGCCCTGACGTGTGA
- a CDS encoding TetR/AcrR family transcriptional regulator yields the protein METSALAPKLGRKRDHTRDPEILEAALEVLAEAGYDRMTMDMVAARAKAGKATVYRRWPSKAELVVEAVACMKKVDVSPENLPDTGTLRGDLIAMMKPHTIVDAEKKLRVMAGLVSMLAENPDLAEAVNAAIVEPRASINRMFLRRAVERGEIPADCDIEQLALVAPSMAAYRVLVLRTPVDREFLLTIIDGILLPAVGIRRSETTPA from the coding sequence ATGGAAACTTCAGCCCTCGCACCGAAGCTCGGGCGCAAACGGGATCACACCCGCGACCCGGAGATCCTCGAGGCCGCCCTCGAGGTCCTCGCCGAGGCCGGCTACGACCGCATGACCATGGACATGGTGGCCGCGCGGGCCAAGGCCGGTAAGGCGACGGTCTACCGCCGCTGGCCGTCCAAAGCGGAACTCGTCGTGGAGGCCGTGGCCTGCATGAAGAAGGTCGACGTCTCTCCCGAGAACCTGCCCGACACCGGCACGCTCCGCGGCGACCTGATCGCGATGATGAAGCCGCACACCATCGTCGACGCCGAGAAGAAGCTCCGGGTCATGGCGGGTCTCGTCTCGATGCTGGCCGAGAACCCTGACCTTGCCGAGGCCGTGAACGCCGCGATCGTCGAGCCGCGCGCCTCCATCAACCGGATGTTCCTGCGCCGCGCGGTCGAGCGCGGTGAGATCCCCGCCGACTGCGACATCGAGCAGCTCGCGCTGGTCGCGCCCTCGATGGCGGCCTACCGCGTTCTCGTACTGCGCACGCCGGTCGACCGCGAGTTCCTGCTCACGATCATCGACGGCATCCTGCTCCCGGCCGTCGGCATCCGGCGGTCGGAGACGACCCCGGCGTAA
- a CDS encoding MFS transporter, producing the protein MPQTNPSPSSVAPDAAAPSSRRWWTLVTVALAQLMVVLDSTVVNIALPSAQADLGFSNADRQWIVTAYSLAFGSLLLFGGRLSDLIGRKRAFIIGLIGFAGASALGGAAGTFGLLVGARALQGAFGALLAPTALAVLTTTFTVPKERARAFGIFGAIAGAGGAVGLLLGGVLTEQLDWRWNLYINVVIAIIAIVGAVFFVTTVPRTGPRPKLDVPGTILVSAALFSLVYGFSNAESHGWDSPLSWGFLAAAGVLLIAFVIWQRRAAHPLLPLPIVLDRNRGASYSAILIAGAGMFGIFLFVTYYLQSTLKFTPIQTGLGFLPMIVMLVLAAQLSTNILVPRFGPKVMVPIGMTIAGSGMLYLTHLGVTANYAVDLLPPLMILGFGMGSTMPAAIQTATLGVDRRFAGVASAMVNTSQQVGGSIGTALLNTLAATAAADYLAAHLPPTPQVAAEAAVHSYATAYWWGAAFFGFGAVLTALLYRRRGALQNGAAAAGSAGGDGVADASPAPEPVVAH; encoded by the coding sequence ATGCCTCAGACCAACCCCTCCCCTTCGAGCGTCGCCCCCGACGCCGCAGCGCCCTCCTCGCGCCGCTGGTGGACCCTCGTCACCGTCGCCCTGGCGCAGCTGATGGTCGTCCTCGACTCGACTGTCGTGAACATCGCCCTGCCGTCGGCACAGGCCGACCTCGGCTTCTCGAACGCCGACCGCCAGTGGATCGTGACCGCCTACTCGCTCGCCTTCGGCAGCCTCCTGCTCTTCGGCGGCCGCCTCTCCGACCTGATCGGCCGCAAGCGCGCCTTCATCATCGGCCTCATCGGATTCGCCGGCGCTTCCGCACTCGGCGGCGCGGCCGGCACCTTCGGACTGCTGGTCGGAGCCCGCGCGCTCCAGGGCGCCTTCGGCGCACTCCTCGCCCCGACGGCCCTCGCCGTCCTGACCACGACCTTCACCGTCCCGAAGGAGCGGGCGCGCGCCTTCGGCATCTTCGGCGCGATCGCCGGCGCCGGCGGCGCGGTCGGCCTGCTCCTCGGCGGTGTGCTCACCGAGCAGCTCGACTGGCGCTGGAACCTCTACATCAACGTCGTCATCGCCATCATCGCGATCGTCGGCGCGGTCTTCTTCGTCACCACGGTGCCGCGCACCGGGCCGCGTCCGAAGCTCGACGTGCCGGGCACCATCCTGGTCTCCGCAGCCCTGTTCTCGCTGGTGTACGGCTTCTCGAACGCGGAGTCGCACGGCTGGGACTCGCCGCTCTCGTGGGGCTTCCTCGCCGCCGCGGGGGTGCTCCTGATCGCCTTCGTGATCTGGCAGCGACGGGCCGCCCATCCCCTGCTGCCGCTGCCCATCGTGCTCGACCGCAACCGCGGCGCCTCCTACAGCGCCATCCTCATCGCCGGCGCCGGGATGTTCGGCATCTTCCTGTTCGTGACCTACTACCTGCAGTCCACGCTGAAGTTCACGCCCATCCAGACCGGCCTCGGCTTCCTGCCGATGATCGTGATGCTGGTGCTCGCCGCGCAGCTCTCCACCAACATCCTCGTTCCGCGGTTCGGGCCGAAGGTCATGGTCCCGATCGGCATGACGATCGCCGGGAGCGGGATGCTCTACCTGACGCATCTCGGTGTCACCGCGAACTACGCGGTCGACCTGCTGCCACCGCTCATGATCCTCGGGTTCGGGATGGGCTCCACGATGCCGGCGGCGATCCAGACGGCGACGCTCGGCGTCGACCGCCGGTTCGCCGGGGTGGCGTCGGCGATGGTCAACACGAGCCAGCAGGTGGGCGGCTCCATCGGGACGGCGCTGCTCAACACGCTCGCGGCGACGGCCGCAGCCGACTACCTCGCTGCGCACCTGCCGCCCACCCCGCAGGTGGCGGCGGAGGCCGCCGTGCACAGCTACGCGACCGCGTACTGGTGGGGCGCCGCCTTCTTCGGCTTCGGCGCCGTGCTGACGGCGCTGCTGTACCGGCGTCGCGGAGCGCTCCAGAACGGGGCGGCCGCGGCAGGCTCCGCGGGCGGCGACGGGGTGGCCGACGCGTCACCCGCGCCGGAGCCCGTGGTCGCGCACTGA
- a CDS encoding DEAD/DEAH box helicase, translated as MTPPDSVDSETDTAENATTFSDLGLDAAVLKALKDVGYETPSAIQAATIPLLLGGRDVVGLAQTGTGKTAAFALPILSRLDLSQKSPQALVLAPTRELALQVAEAFESYAAHLKGVHLLPVYGGQGYGVQLSALRRGVHIVVGTPGRIMDHLDKGTLDLSELKYLVLDEADEMLKMGFAEDVETILADTPDDKQVALFSATMPAQIRRISKKYLKDPEEITVKTKTTTSANTTQRYLVVSYPQKVDALTRILEVENFEGMIIFVRTKNETETLAERLRARGYSAAAINGDVAQAQRERTVDQLKSGKLDILVATDVAARGLDVERISHVVNFDIPVDTESYVHRIGRTGRAGRSGAAISFVTPRERRLLTAIEKATRQPLTQMQLPSIDDVNVTRLARFDDAITEALGQEDRISRFRDIIGHYVEHHDVPEADVAAALAVVAQGEEPLLLSADDALSQRVERDSRDDRSSRSDRVGRDDRVGRGDRAGRRERSDKPMSAYRIEVGKRQKVEPRQIVGALANEGGLSREDFGHIRIMPDFSIVELPADLPGDTLSRLSGTRISGKLIELRPDRGAGARRENWSRDDRPARKPRHS; from the coding sequence ATGACCCCGCCTGATTCCGTGGACAGCGAGACCGACACCGCCGAGAACGCGACCACCTTCTCCGACCTGGGGCTGGACGCCGCCGTCCTGAAGGCTCTGAAGGACGTCGGCTACGAGACGCCGTCCGCCATCCAGGCGGCGACCATCCCGCTGCTGCTGGGCGGCCGCGACGTCGTCGGCCTGGCCCAGACCGGAACCGGCAAGACGGCAGCGTTCGCCCTGCCCATCCTGTCCCGCCTCGACCTGTCCCAGAAGAGCCCGCAGGCCCTCGTGCTCGCGCCGACGCGTGAGCTGGCCCTGCAGGTGGCGGAGGCCTTCGAGAGCTACGCCGCGCACCTGAAGGGTGTGCACCTCCTGCCGGTCTACGGCGGCCAGGGGTACGGCGTGCAGCTGTCGGCGCTCCGTCGCGGCGTCCACATCGTGGTCGGAACGCCGGGCCGGATCATGGACCACCTCGACAAGGGGACGCTCGACCTCTCCGAGCTCAAGTACCTCGTCCTCGACGAGGCCGACGAGATGCTCAAGATGGGGTTCGCGGAGGATGTGGAGACGATCCTCGCCGACACCCCCGACGACAAGCAGGTCGCCCTGTTCTCGGCGACGATGCCCGCGCAGATCCGCCGGATCTCGAAGAAGTACCTCAAGGATCCCGAAGAGATCACCGTCAAGACCAAGACGACGACCTCGGCCAACACCACCCAGCGCTACCTCGTGGTGTCGTACCCGCAGAAGGTCGATGCGCTCACGCGCATCCTCGAGGTGGAGAACTTCGAGGGCATGATCATCTTCGTCCGGACCAAGAACGAGACGGAGACGCTGGCCGAGCGGCTCCGCGCCCGTGGCTACTCCGCGGCCGCCATCAACGGCGACGTCGCCCAGGCCCAGCGCGAGCGCACGGTCGACCAGCTCAAATCGGGCAAGCTCGACATCCTGGTCGCCACCGATGTCGCGGCGCGCGGACTCGATGTCGAGCGCATCAGCCACGTCGTGAACTTCGACATCCCGGTCGACACGGAGTCGTACGTCCACCGCATCGGCCGCACCGGACGTGCCGGACGCAGCGGCGCCGCCATCAGCTTCGTCACTCCGCGCGAACGCCGCCTGCTCACCGCGATCGAGAAGGCCACGCGGCAGCCGCTCACCCAGATGCAGCTGCCGAGCATCGACGACGTCAACGTCACGCGGCTCGCCCGCTTCGACGACGCGATCACCGAAGCGCTCGGCCAGGAGGACCGCATCTCGCGCTTCCGCGACATCATCGGCCACTACGTGGAGCACCACGATGTGCCGGAGGCGGATGTGGCCGCTGCGCTCGCCGTCGTGGCCCAGGGCGAGGAGCCGCTGCTCCTGAGCGCCGACGACGCGCTCTCCCAGCGGGTCGAGCGCGACTCCCGCGACGACCGCTCCAGCCGTTCGGATCGCGTAGGCCGTGACGACCGCGTCGGCCGCGGAGACCGCGCAGGGCGGCGGGAGCGGAGCGACAAGCCGATGTCGGCGTACCGCATCGAGGTGGGCAAGCGCCAGAAGGTGGAGCCGCGCCAGATCGTCGGTGCGCTGGCCAACGAGGGCGGCCTGAGCCGCGAAGACTTCGGCCACATCCGTATCATGCCCGACTTCTCGATCGTCGAGCTTCCGGCTGACCTGCCGGGTGACACGCTCTCTCGGCTCTCGGGCACCCGCATCAGCGGGAAGCTGATCGAGCTGCGCCCCGACCGCGGGGCCGGCGCTCGCCGCGAGAACTGGTCCCGCGACGACCGCCCGGCGCGGAAGCCGCGCCACAGCTGA
- a CDS encoding Rid family hydrolase, which yields MREVISTGDAPGSPLFSQAVRVGDQIFVSGMAGIDVGTGRPPGPTIQEQTRQSLANCRAVLEAAGAGLDDVVEVGILLADPDDFAGMNEEWVRWFPTDPPARYAARLGPVLPGVLISIRMTAVRSSSGSRPQAAGATVEE from the coding sequence ATGCGTGAAGTCATCTCCACCGGCGACGCCCCGGGCTCGCCGCTGTTCAGCCAGGCGGTCCGGGTCGGCGATCAGATCTTCGTCTCCGGCATGGCCGGGATCGACGTGGGCACGGGCCGCCCGCCCGGGCCGACCATCCAGGAGCAGACACGTCAGTCGCTCGCGAACTGCCGGGCCGTTCTCGAGGCGGCCGGTGCCGGGCTCGACGATGTGGTCGAGGTGGGAATCCTGCTGGCCGACCCGGACGACTTCGCCGGCATGAACGAGGAGTGGGTCCGTTGGTTCCCCACCGACCCTCCCGCCCGCTACGCGGCGCGGCTCGGCCCCGTGCTCCCCGGCGTGCTCATCTCGATCCGGATGACCGCCGTGCGTTCCTCCTCCGGCTCACGCCCGCAGGCCGCAGGGGCTACCGTTGAGGAATGA
- a CDS encoding SDR family NAD(P)-dependent oxidoreductase has protein sequence MTTPVLLITGTSSGIGLASAIAAARAGFSVVATMRDTAKAGPLREAAAAAGVELDIQALDVTVPASIEAGLAHVVSQYGRLDALLNNAGAGHVGTIEVEGVDAVRAVMEVNFFGVVALTEAAMPLLRESGGRLVTVSSVGGVVGQPFNEAYCAAKFAVEGFMESLTPVAGTVGVGVTVIEPGAVSTEFVANVGLDGPQPIEQTPYAPAFAAYLRRTAAAFDPANAQRPEQVAEVIVAALTDDEPAARIQTSEAARRFTGVKLADLDGSAVQNLTSGWVATPSE, from the coding sequence ATGACCACACCTGTCCTCCTCATCACCGGAACCTCGTCGGGCATCGGCCTCGCCAGTGCCATCGCTGCCGCGCGGGCCGGCTTCTCCGTCGTCGCGACCATGCGGGACACCGCGAAGGCGGGCCCGCTCCGCGAGGCGGCGGCCGCCGCGGGGGTCGAGCTCGACATCCAGGCCCTCGACGTGACGGTCCCCGCCTCCATCGAGGCCGGTCTGGCGCATGTGGTCTCTCAGTACGGCCGGCTGGATGCGCTGCTCAACAACGCAGGAGCAGGACACGTCGGCACGATCGAAGTCGAGGGCGTGGATGCCGTCCGGGCCGTGATGGAGGTCAACTTCTTCGGGGTCGTCGCGCTGACCGAAGCGGCGATGCCCCTGCTCCGGGAGAGCGGCGGCCGACTGGTGACGGTCTCCAGCGTCGGCGGCGTCGTGGGGCAGCCGTTCAATGAGGCGTACTGCGCGGCGAAGTTCGCCGTCGAAGGGTTCATGGAGTCCCTCACCCCGGTCGCCGGGACCGTCGGGGTGGGTGTCACCGTGATCGAGCCGGGCGCGGTCTCGACCGAGTTCGTCGCCAACGTCGGACTGGACGGGCCGCAGCCGATCGAGCAGACGCCCTACGCCCCGGCGTTCGCGGCCTACCTGCGCCGCACCGCCGCGGCCTTCGACCCCGCGAACGCCCAGCGGCCGGAGCAGGTGGCCGAGGTCATCGTCGCGGCGCTGACCGACGACGAGCCGGCGGCGCGCATCCAGACCTCGGAGGCCGCCCGCCGGTTCACAGGTGTCAAGCTCGCCGACCTGGACGGCAGCGCGGTGCAGAACCTCACCTCCGGATGGGTCGCGACGCCGAGCGAGTGA
- a CDS encoding Ig-like domain-containing protein, whose amino-acid sequence MNGTRTAGPARARWAAGAVAILVGAAALTLAEPVPAPAHADFASQCSTPTRTVNTGDPAIRVTAGETVLVASDYTGGVDALPAGGTLCVASGATLSVSYLNNAAGALLVAAGATLALPSVTVNTGFSLQAEGTVTAAGFGMNGNGSVHIAPSGVFTVSGSLSSAAGVFVNEGTFRVNGVLNENSDVSFTNSGTLDVLGSATVNGFFSNTGTANFSAGATVNGSGVVENECIINTTGDITNTGSASSNSGVVIATGTLINNGAWMQSSSGVVGAAGFRDDGIVTGLGRYRFTGPTSVQGSFIGDSADDPIVVQSTAPAGQIFDVQTGTVQNTVRGTVTLPDSSPGCVPDPNPGDAADIEVSKAGPAAVAAGGTVTYTVTATNHGPSAAEDVVIADTLPAGFTLDPASTTATVAGGVLTWQLGTMAPDASVDLTFSGTATAPVGSVLHNVVRGTTSTPDPDPSNNDGSSGESTVDTQVVPAPVPINRPPVAADLVKDTTTGGLAVGRVQATDPDAGQELTYRALTRPAHGTLYFSAGGVFVYRADDDFSGVDTFSYRACDNGSPVLCDTADVIINVRPRAVDDSAETRAGQAVAIPLLDNDTAGATLDAAVVSPPANGNVTLDPATGTAVYTPAPGFTGTDTFQYRICSPTAPSLCDSALVTVTVLPGNDPPVVEPLTQTTTVGQPATDVLQTSDPNAGDTLRHFAGIPPRSGTVRVDQDGTVVYLPRPGFAGRDQYTVIVCDDGDPMLCTTGVVQVEVLPIARPDAATTTEGTPVAIEVTGNDAGSVDPPVVTSAPAHGTVSFTGGVATYVPDAGFTGDDVFEYTICAVGEPDLCATTTVTVTVEAGGSVVPTPTPTPPPADGGGTDSGGSDTGLAGTGSDVLPALVLALLAVLTGVAATLVGRRRPRGTR is encoded by the coding sequence ATGAACGGCACGAGGACGGCTGGCCCGGCTCGGGCGCGCTGGGCCGCGGGCGCCGTCGCCATCCTGGTCGGTGCCGCGGCGCTGACCCTCGCCGAACCCGTCCCTGCGCCCGCCCACGCGGACTTCGCGTCGCAGTGCTCCACACCCACCCGCACGGTGAACACCGGCGACCCCGCCATCCGGGTGACGGCGGGCGAGACCGTACTCGTCGCCTCCGACTACACGGGCGGGGTCGATGCGCTGCCCGCCGGAGGCACTCTCTGCGTCGCATCCGGTGCCACGCTCAGCGTCAGCTACCTCAATAATGCGGCAGGTGCGCTGCTCGTCGCCGCAGGCGCAACCCTCGCTCTCCCGTCCGTCACCGTCAACACGGGCTTCTCGCTTCAGGCCGAGGGCACGGTCACGGCCGCCGGGTTCGGGATGAACGGCAATGGCAGCGTGCACATCGCCCCCAGCGGCGTCTTCACCGTGAGCGGCTCGCTGTCTTCGGCGGCGGGCGTCTTCGTGAACGAGGGGACGTTCCGGGTGAACGGCGTCCTCAACGAGAACAGCGACGTCTCGTTCACCAATTCGGGCACACTGGATGTTCTCGGCAGCGCCACCGTCAACGGGTTCTTCAGTAATACGGGGACGGCGAACTTCTCTGCCGGGGCCACTGTCAACGGCTCAGGCGTGGTGGAGAACGAATGCATCATCAACACCACCGGCGACATCACCAACACCGGTTCGGCCTCGAGCAACAGCGGAGTGGTCATCGCGACCGGGACGCTCATCAACAATGGCGCGTGGATGCAGTCCTCCTCGGGCGTCGTCGGTGCCGCCGGTTTCCGCGACGATGGCATCGTGACCGGGCTGGGGCGCTACCGGTTCACCGGCCCGACGAGCGTGCAAGGGTCGTTCATCGGCGACTCCGCCGACGATCCGATCGTCGTCCAGTCCACGGCGCCTGCCGGACAGATCTTCGACGTTCAGACGGGAACGGTGCAGAACACCGTCCGCGGTACCGTCACCCTCCCCGACTCCTCTCCTGGATGCGTGCCCGACCCGAACCCCGGCGACGCCGCCGACATCGAGGTGAGCAAGGCCGGCCCCGCCGCGGTCGCCGCCGGCGGCACCGTCACGTACACGGTGACCGCGACGAACCACGGACCGTCCGCCGCCGAGGACGTGGTGATCGCCGACACCCTCCCCGCCGGCTTCACCCTCGACCCCGCATCCACCACCGCCACCGTCGCCGGCGGAGTACTGACCTGGCAGCTGGGCACTATGGCGCCGGACGCTTCGGTCGACCTCACATTCTCGGGAACGGCGACCGCTCCCGTCGGCAGCGTCCTGCACAACGTCGTCAGGGGGACGACCTCGACGCCCGACCCGGACCCGTCGAACAACGACGGCTCCTCGGGCGAGAGCACCGTCGACACGCAGGTCGTGCCGGCGCCCGTCCCGATCAACCGGCCGCCCGTCGCCGCGGACCTCGTCAAAGACACCACCACCGGCGGTCTCGCCGTGGGCCGGGTGCAGGCGACCGACCCGGACGCGGGACAGGAGCTGACCTACCGCGCGCTCACTCGTCCCGCCCACGGGACTCTGTACTTCAGTGCAGGCGGTGTCTTCGTCTACCGCGCCGACGACGACTTCAGCGGCGTGGACACGTTCTCGTACCGAGCCTGCGACAACGGGTCGCCCGTGCTCTGCGACACGGCCGACGTGATCATCAACGTCCGTCCCCGTGCGGTCGACGACTCCGCGGAGACTCGTGCCGGGCAGGCCGTCGCCATCCCCCTGCTCGACAACGACACAGCAGGGGCAACGCTCGACGCGGCCGTCGTCAGCCCCCCGGCGAACGGGAACGTGACGCTCGACCCCGCGACCGGTACAGCGGTGTACACGCCGGCTCCGGGCTTCACCGGGACGGACACCTTCCAATACCGGATCTGCTCGCCCACCGCGCCCTCCCTGTGCGACTCGGCTCTGGTCACCGTCACGGTGCTGCCCGGAAACGACCCGCCGGTCGTCGAACCGCTCACGCAGACGACCACCGTCGGGCAGCCGGCCACCGACGTCCTCCAGACGAGCGACCCGAACGCCGGTGATACTCTCCGGCACTTCGCCGGCATCCCCCCGCGTTCCGGGACCGTGCGGGTCGACCAGGACGGGACCGTCGTCTACCTTCCGCGGCCGGGCTTCGCCGGACGGGATCAGTACACGGTGATCGTCTGCGACGACGGGGACCCGATGCTCTGCACCACCGGTGTCGTGCAGGTGGAGGTCCTCCCGATCGCCCGGCCCGACGCGGCCACCACGACCGAGGGCACCCCGGTCGCGATCGAGGTCACCGGGAACGACGCGGGCAGCGTCGACCCGCCGGTAGTGACCTCGGCGCCCGCGCACGGGACGGTGTCGTTCACGGGCGGTGTCGCCACGTACGTCCCCGACGCCGGCTTCACCGGCGACGACGTCTTCGAGTACACGATCTGCGCCGTCGGCGAGCCGGACCTGTGCGCGACGACGACGGTCACCGTCACGGTCGAGGCCGGCGGCTCGGTGGTTCCGACGCCGACACCGACACCGCCGCCTGCTGACGGCGGCGGGACGGACAGCGGAGGATCGGACACCGGCCTCGCGGGGACGGGGTCCGACGTGCTGCCTGCCCTCGTACTGGCCCTTCTCGCCGTTCTCACCGGCGTCGCCGCCACCCTGGTCGGTCGCCGCCGGCCGCGCGGCACGCGCTGA
- a CDS encoding TetR/AcrR family transcriptional regulator: protein MAAAPRQRADARKNVVTLLEAAKAVFAESGVDAPVRAIASRAGVGVGTVYRHFPLRSDLISAVFTHEIDACVDAAAEIEANLPPGEALDRWIMRFTEFVATKRGLAGALHSGDPAYEPLAEYFSTHLAPTLERLLAAAKVSGDIEQDVDPTELLGAVATLCHGDAGADAIPPRAERMVRLLLAGLRAPVDA, encoded by the coding sequence ATGGCCGCCGCCCCTCGCCAGAGGGCTGACGCCCGCAAGAACGTCGTCACGCTGCTCGAGGCCGCGAAGGCGGTGTTCGCGGAATCGGGCGTGGATGCGCCGGTCCGCGCGATCGCGTCCCGCGCGGGCGTCGGCGTCGGGACCGTGTACCGGCACTTCCCGCTGCGGTCGGACCTGATCTCGGCCGTGTTCACCCACGAGATCGACGCGTGCGTCGACGCCGCCGCGGAGATCGAGGCGAACTTGCCCCCGGGTGAGGCTCTCGACCGCTGGATCATGCGGTTCACCGAGTTCGTGGCGACCAAGCGCGGACTGGCCGGCGCGCTGCACTCGGGCGACCCCGCCTACGAGCCGCTCGCGGAGTACTTCTCCACCCACCTCGCTCCGACGCTCGAGCGGCTTCTCGCCGCGGCGAAGGTGTCCGGCGACATCGAGCAGGATGTGGATCCGACCGAGCTTCTCGGCGCGGTCGCGACGCTGTGCCATGGCGACGCCGGCGCCGACGCGATCCCTCCCCGTGCCGAGCGGATGGTGCGCCTGCTGCTCGCCGGGCTGCGCGCGCCGGTGGATGCGTGA